TACTCCCCCCTCTCTTACTCTACTATTCATACTGCCTTAGTAGGGATTGTAATACATTTACTGCCTTTTGTCAAGTCTTTTTTGTTATATATTTTTTAGAAGGGCTTTATTGACTTTTGGGTATTAACCTCTCCGAGCTTATCCTCCTAAAAGATTGGCGGATCCGCTAAGGGCGAGATCTCGTCAGAAACTTTGACGGACAGGCTGCTCGGTTTTTTTTGGCATAACGTCATAAACGATATCATTAAACCTTGAACCATTTATACTTCAGTTTAACGGTACTATACCCGAACATAGAGGGTGGTTCGGAGGCAGGGAATTAGACCCGAAAGCAACCTTAATGCCTAAAAGTGAATGTTTTCTACTTCGGATTTCCGGGAAGAAAACAAACCTTGCCAAAGCAACAAAAGAAGAGTATAAATATTCAGATGATAGGTCTATCAACAGATTATATGGAAGGATAAGATGTATAAAGAACTGACTGCTGTTTGCCTGCCGGATCAGAGCATAGAACTTGAATGGCGGAAAATAGAAGATCCGGTAAACAAGTCTCAGGAATTATTGCAAAACGAATTATACAAAAGATACACGGAAGATTTCAGCTCTTTTATTTTATTCCTGGGTTTTAGCAGTCAATCTACACCATTATCAGCAAGCTTGGATTTTTTTAGAAAGTCAACGGGCTTGTATGTAAAAAAGCTTACGCAAACACCCGACCTTGAAGTTTTGCGAGAGTCGGTAAAGCCAGATTTAACAATTGCTGAAATTGATGATTTATTGTCCCGCCTACCCTTTATGGTCGGCTCAGAGTACATAACCCCGGCTTTTCTTGAAACTATCTGGGTTAAATTAGACACAGCTTTTAAAAACAAATTAAAAACCCACAAAAGTTCCGTTGATGAATTAATTAAAACTTTCAGTCCTGATGTTCATCTCGCAGGACGTGTATATTTTCATCTTGTGGAAAGCAAAAATGAGGATTTACCTTTCGCTTTTCTGGCAACATATTCCACAAGCTTAAATGAGCAGGGAAAATACAGACATGTTCCGCTAAAACATGCTTTATTAGAGCACGGCAAAAACAGTAAAAAACTGCTGGAACTTTTATCCACCGTGCATTTAGCCGCCAAGGAAAGCAGGATTGTTGCCGGCCTTATTGAAAACGGCGAAATATTTCATCCCATAGCATTATCAGCCAAGGATGCATACAATATTTTAGAGGAAATTCCTGTTTATGAAAAATACGGTATACTCTGCCGGATTCCAAACTGGTGGAAGAACAGAACAAGCACACTGAAACTTGATATACGTATCGGTAACAGTTCCCCTTCATTTCTGGGTAAAGACTCAATTCTTGATTTTGAAATAAAACTTTTATCCGGCGACCTCGAATTGACTGAAAAGGAAACTATAAAACTGCTAAATGAATCAGAAGGGCTTGCGTTTATTAAAGGTAAATGGATGGAGGTTAATCCGGAAAACCTCAAAAAGACGCTTGAAGCTTACAAAAAAGCGCGGCAGATGATGGATAAGGGAGGACTTAGTTTAAAAGAAGCCATGCACCTGCAGCTTAATTTACAGAAAGACCTCGGCATATTAAACGATGAAACAGTGGAGATTTCCGGCGGGGATTGGCTTAAATCCGTTATTGAAAAACTTCGAAAACCTGAGTTGATAGCTTCTGTGAGCATACCGAATAATTTCAAGGGAGAACTTCGACCCTACCAGCAGAAAGGATTAAACTGGCTTTATTTTCTTCATTCCTTGCAGTTTGGCGCCTGTCTGGCAGATGACATGGGATTAGGGAAGACCATACAACTGCTGGCTTTCCTGAACGCGCTTAAGGCAAACAAGCAGGAACCCGCAAGCCTTCTGATAATACCGGCCTCCCTTATTTCCAACTGGATTAACGAAATTCAAAGATTTTCGCCGGACTTAAAGTATCACATAGCTCATCCGGTTTTTGAGGAAAGTAACTACGCCGCCGGCCCTGATAAGGATTTTATAGACAAATATGATCTTGTGATCACAACCTATTCTTTATCCAAGAAGTATGACTGGCTTAAAACATATAAATGGAACTACGTCATTTTAGACGAGGCTCAAGCCATTAAAAATCCCGGAACAAAACAAACAAGAGCCGTCAAAACTCTTAATGCAAACAACAGAATAATCATGACCGGAACTCCTATTGAAAATAGTTTAGGCGACCTCTGGTCTTTATTTGATTTTTTAAATCCCGGGCTGCTGGGCAGCGTCAAGGAGTTTTCAAATTTTTCCAAAAAACTAAAA
This window of the Candidatus Firestonebacteria bacterium RIFOXYD2_FULL_39_29 genome carries:
- a CDS encoding helicase SNF2 translates to MYKELTAVCLPDQSIELEWRKIEDPVNKSQELLQNELYKRYTEDFSSFILFLGFSSQSTPLSASLDFFRKSTGLYVKKLTQTPDLEVLRESVKPDLTIAEIDDLLSRLPFMVGSEYITPAFLETIWVKLDTAFKNKLKTHKSSVDELIKTFSPDVHLAGRVYFHLVESKNEDLPFAFLATYSTSLNEQGKYRHVPLKHALLEHGKNSKKLLELLSTVHLAAKESRIVAGLIENGEIFHPIALSAKDAYNILEEIPVYEKYGILCRIPNWWKNRTSTLKLDIRIGNSSPSFLGKDSILDFEIKLLSGDLELTEKETIKLLNESEGLAFIKGKWMEVNPENLKKTLEAYKKARQMMDKGGLSLKEAMHLQLNLQKDLGILNDETVEISGGDWLKSVIEKLRKPELIASVSIPNNFKGELRPYQQKGLNWLYFLHSLQFGACLADDMGLGKTIQLLAFLNALKANKQEPASLLIIPASLISNWINEIQRFSPDLKYHIAHPVFEESNYAAGPDKDFIDKYDLVITTYSLSKKYDWLKTYKWNYVILDEAQAIKNPGTKQTRAVKTLNANNRIIMTGTPIENSLGDLWSLFDFLNPGLLGSVKEFSNFSKKLKDNPDGYTKLKNITSPYILRRLKTDKSVISDLPDKVEMKTYSDLSKKQVVLYGKLVEEIKTMLKDKTEGIERKGLILASLMKFKQLCNHPDQYLGRDEYSELDSGKFLRLREICETIFEKRERVLIFTQFKEITEPLKEYLETIFKHKGLVFHGSTPVNERKDIVEKFQGHEYVPFMVLSIKAGGVGLNLTAANHVIHFDRWWNPAVENQATDRVFRIGQKKNVIVHKFITRGTLEEKIDAMLQEKSNLSNEIIQSSNASWITEMNNDKLMNLFSLSL